The stretch of DNA TTCTCCAAAGTCATTCACTCCTTTAACATTCCCATGGTAATTTCAAAAATCGATTAATAAAAACAACATCGTGGGTTTTGGCGAACTCTTCAGCTTCTTTTTTCAAATGAGAAGATATGGTTGAATAGAGTAACGGAATTTCGAGTTTCTCTGCTACGTTTTTACTAAGCTCATATCCTTTGGCTATGTCATTCATCGTAGTTTCCATAGATATATTTGAATTGTTAATAATCCCTGTCACTTTTAACCGTGAGACCTTTTCTATCTGTTCAACCGTATACAATGCTCCTTCTAAAGTGCTGACATATGGGCGATTCGCATTTAGAACAAAGAGAAGTTCCGGGTTTAAGTCCTTCCATTCGTGATAATATTGCCCCAATGCTGTAGCACCGTCCTTATCACCACCTGCATCTACGATTAGCCTATATCTATAGTCATGCAATACACGATACATTTCTCCTGAAACGATTGGTAGGTCGGATGTGGCCAAGTGACTCTTGGGAGAAATCAATTCAATGTCGTGCGCCTGAAAAATAGGTGCAAGATCCCGGGAGCGATAATATGGATTAATGATATCTAAATCATTAATGGCCACCCTTCCATGGCTCCGCCTCTCGGTTAAGGCTAAATTGATAGCAATCTCGGTTTTCCCGCTGCCAAAATGGCCAGATACAATGGTTATTCTTGTGCTAGGATTCATTTAAAGAGTCCCACCCATCTATACTTTGTAAACGTTTCCAAAAGGTTCGATCTTGGAAAATTTTTCAACTACTTCACTTCTCATTATAAGCTACTTTTTTTCTACATCGCTTTGACCAATGTCACACTTCACATTATTGTCATAAAAGCCAAAAGAGGCACAGCAATAATAAATCTCATATTTCTTAAAAGAAGACAAATACTATGTTTAATAAAATACAGACTTTTGAAGGAGGTAGTATTGGTACAAATGAAAAGATTCACTACTATGCTTCTATTTTCACTAGTTATGCTTATTAGTTCCTCACTTACTCACGCAGCTGAAGTCATTCCAACCAATCACGATATTGTCCGGTTGAGAATCCTCGAAACCACTGACCTGCATGCTTCACTTCTCAATTATGACTATTACCAAACAAAAGTGGACAATCGGATTGGACTTGTTAAAACTGCCACTCTCATCCGTAAAGCAAGGAAAGAAGCTGATAATGCCTTATTATTTGATAACGGTGATCATTTAAAAGGAAATCCCCTCGGCGAGTACCTTGCAAGAATTAGAGGAATTAACAGAGGAAAGACACACCCGGTTTACCGTGCCTTTAATTATCTTAAATATGATGCTATAGCTATCGGAAACCATGAATTTAATTATGGACTAAAATTTTTAAACGCCGCCTTAAAAGGGACAAAGATGCCTGTCTTAAATGCCAATGTTTATTCGGTTAAAAAAAATACACCTTACTTTACTCCATATGTAATATTAAAAAGAAATGTAGTCGATCAAAATGGAGTACAGCATGAACTGAAGATTGGTGTTATTTCGTTCATGCCTACACAAATAATGAAGTGGGATAAAACAAACCTTGAGGGAAAAGTATTCGCAAAACCTATTGTTGATTCTGCTAAGGAATTTATTCCGATTATGAAAGCTGAGGGTGCTGATATCATCATTGCCTTGGCTCACACCGGTATAAGTAATGAACCTTATAATCCCGAATCTGAAGATGCAGTCTACTACTTAACCAAAATATCGGGTATTGATGCGGTTTTGGCTGGACATTCCCATAGTGTGTTCCCTGGACCAGTTTATAAGCACCTTCGCAACACGAACATGGAAACAGGAACAATTAATGGAAAGCCCGTTGTCATGGCAGGCGCTTTCGGTAACCGACTTGGGATTATTGACCTAAAATTAAAGAAAGCTGCAGGCAAATGGAGAGTGATTGAGGGAGAGTCCAAAACTGTCCCTATTGCTGATGAAACGGGGAAATCGCTAGTCCCTACTGATAAAGGCTTATATCATTTGATGAAACCAGAACATCAAGAAACAGTAGATTTTATTAAAAAGTTAGGGCTATAGAATGCCTTTTACGCAATTTTTAGACAAATTTCCCCTTTACTTTCATAGTATACTTTTATAAAATAAAGGTAATAATATAATGGTGAATTTTAGGTGGAGTCTGTCAAATACGGGCTCCTTTTATATTTTTTTCACCAATTGATAAAAAATTTGGGAGAAGAGGTCGATCATGTCAACACAAGCAATTATCGCAATTGGCGTATTTCTCATCACCTACGCCTTCATAGTCACAGAAAAGATCCATCGAACAATCATTGCCATGGCCGGCGGTATCATGATGGTTTTACTGGGAATTGTCGGTCAAGAAAAGGCCCTACACCATATTGATTTTAATACTCTCGGATTACTGACAGGAATGATGATTATTGTTGCTATCACCTCCGAGACAGGTCTTTTTAAATACATAGCCATTTGGGCAGCAAAAAAAGTGAAAGGGGACCCATTAAAAATCCTTCTTGCACTTGGTCTCATAACTGCCTTAGGATCCGCCTTTCTAGATAATGTAACTACCGTCCTTCTAATGGTGCCAGTGACTTTTAGTAT from Bacillus sp. SLBN-46 encodes:
- a CDS encoding metallophosphoesterase, with the protein product MLLFSLVMLISSSLTHAAEVIPTNHDIVRLRILETTDLHASLLNYDYYQTKVDNRIGLVKTATLIRKARKEADNALLFDNGDHLKGNPLGEYLARIRGINRGKTHPVYRAFNYLKYDAIAIGNHEFNYGLKFLNAALKGTKMPVLNANVYSVKKNTPYFTPYVILKRNVVDQNGVQHELKIGVISFMPTQIMKWDKTNLEGKVFAKPIVDSAKEFIPIMKAEGADIIIALAHTGISNEPYNPESEDAVYYLTKISGIDAVLAGHSHSVFPGPVYKHLRNTNMETGTINGKPVVMAGAFGNRLGIIDLKLKKAAGKWRVIEGESKTVPIADETGKSLVPTDKGLYHLMKPEHQETVDFIKKLGL